In Halorubrum sp. PV6, a single window of DNA contains:
- a CDS encoding DUF444 family protein — translation MGLTDDRERFREVGEKRREDLAEFIGHGDLGGSDPGRVRIPVKIVDLPEFEYDRREAGGVGQAQGGQPQPGQPVEPQPGDEEGDPGTEGDDHEYYEMDPEEFARELDEELGLDLEPKGKQVVEEVEGDFTDTARAGPRGTLDVDEFFKRGLKRHLATDFDGDYVREGLFVDGAGVDEVFAWARGNGVPVSRAWIADAAATAAEEHGDPVEALSRWPDFDALDAAVEPEPATARIRRDGLDTVPFRREDERFRHPEVTEKRERNVVVVNVRDASGSMRETKRELVERVFTPMDWYLTGKYDAAEFRYVVHDAEAWEVDREEFFGIQSGGGTRISSAYELVEEILSEYPYSEWNRYVFAAGDSENAGSDTVESVIPLMESIEANLHAYVETQPGGTAASARHADEVEEAFSDANDVAVARVSDADDVIDAIYEILSTEADRETTPGETARTDGGDRR, via the coding sequence ATGGGACTGACCGACGACCGCGAGCGCTTCCGCGAGGTGGGCGAGAAGCGCCGCGAGGATCTCGCGGAGTTCATCGGCCACGGCGACCTGGGCGGCTCCGACCCCGGGCGAGTCCGGATCCCGGTGAAGATCGTCGACCTCCCCGAGTTCGAGTACGACCGCCGCGAGGCCGGCGGCGTGGGGCAGGCGCAGGGCGGCCAGCCGCAGCCCGGCCAGCCGGTCGAGCCACAGCCCGGCGACGAGGAGGGCGATCCGGGCACGGAGGGCGACGACCACGAGTACTACGAGATGGACCCGGAAGAGTTCGCGCGCGAACTCGACGAGGAGCTGGGACTCGACCTCGAACCGAAGGGGAAACAGGTCGTCGAAGAGGTGGAGGGCGACTTCACGGACACCGCCCGCGCCGGGCCGCGAGGGACGCTCGACGTCGACGAGTTCTTCAAACGCGGGCTGAAGCGACACCTCGCGACCGACTTCGACGGCGACTACGTCCGCGAGGGCCTGTTCGTCGACGGCGCCGGTGTCGACGAGGTGTTCGCGTGGGCGCGCGGGAACGGCGTGCCGGTCTCGCGGGCGTGGATCGCCGACGCGGCGGCGACCGCGGCGGAGGAACACGGCGACCCCGTCGAAGCGCTCTCGCGGTGGCCCGACTTCGACGCACTCGACGCGGCGGTCGAACCCGAACCCGCGACCGCCCGGATCCGGCGCGACGGGCTCGACACCGTCCCGTTCCGGCGGGAGGACGAGCGGTTCCGCCATCCGGAGGTGACGGAGAAGCGCGAGCGCAACGTCGTCGTGGTGAACGTCCGCGACGCGTCGGGGTCGATGCGCGAGACGAAACGCGAACTGGTCGAGCGGGTGTTCACGCCGATGGACTGGTACCTGACGGGGAAGTACGACGCCGCGGAGTTCCGCTACGTCGTCCACGACGCGGAGGCCTGGGAGGTCGACCGCGAGGAGTTCTTCGGGATCCAGTCGGGCGGCGGCACCCGCATCTCCAGCGCCTACGAACTCGTCGAAGAGATTCTATCGGAGTACCCCTACAGCGAGTGGAACCGCTACGTGTTCGCCGCCGGCGACTCCGAGAACGCCGGAAGCGACACCGTCGAGTCGGTGATCCCCTTGATGGAGTCGATAGAGGCCAACCTCCACGCCTACGTGGAGACACAGCCAGGCGGCACCGCGGCGAGCGCGCGCCACGCAGACGAGGTCGAGGAGGCGTTCAGCGACGCCAACGACGTCGCCGTCGCGCGCGTCTCGGACGCCGACGACGTGA
- a CDS encoding kinase anchor protein, which produces MTERERGAAFVRDADEALRGAYDPPMSLDAYVDRVLENPTAAASGARYLLAAVESQGTREVRERGERLERYRFFDDPYNDGEHAVLGNTAALNAFVDDLRAAAAGRGNDETIVWIDGPTATGKSEFKRCLVNGLREFSKTEEGRRYTVEWNVTGAGAGVGGATGSASLSYGTGGDTGAWYRSPVQTHPLSVFPESVRESIADAVDADAYPIAADVELDPFSREAYDHLESVYRDEGRRDLFSAITDRDHLRVTSYVVDVGTGVGVLHAEDDGTPKERLVGSWMGGMLRELGSRGRKNPQAFSYDGVLSQGNGVATIVEDASQHADLLRRLLNVPDERRVKLDKGIGMDLDTQLIVISNPDLDAELDRHAEREGADPLKALKRRLTRHEFRYLTNRRLEAELLRREVGGEHGVPTVDGVEETSAEGPERGAETDRDPGAAALTIGVRDGKGGVTDREIAPHAIGAAALYAVVTRLDTDDLSADIGLVEKADLYESGAIRRGPDDEELTVDDIAFGDGDGRNGLPVTYVRDVIAELLGADAERSHPDLPVERVITPTDVLDAMADGLADAPVFSRAEVAEFENRKAPVAERVRERQRADVIDAVLADETVPEATVAEYVEHVYAWDADEPVETERGPEEPDALVMKVFETETLGRFDEDDYRGTDPTEAVATFRRERVIRALTRYAWRNRGDAFSVDDVELGEIPELKAVVESNDLADVKRRFPDLDPSEWADPPADTETARAKAATIDRLVDWGYSPASAELTSRAVMRDVRDEWRSLAAADDGGERTWD; this is translated from the coding sequence ATGACCGAACGCGAGCGCGGCGCGGCGTTCGTTCGCGACGCCGACGAGGCCCTGCGAGGGGCGTACGACCCGCCGATGAGCCTCGACGCGTACGTCGACCGGGTGTTGGAGAACCCGACCGCGGCCGCCTCCGGAGCGCGGTACCTCCTCGCGGCGGTGGAGTCGCAGGGGACCCGCGAGGTCCGCGAGCGCGGCGAGCGGCTGGAGCGATACCGGTTCTTCGACGACCCGTACAACGACGGCGAACACGCCGTGTTAGGCAACACCGCGGCGCTCAACGCCTTCGTCGACGACCTCCGTGCGGCCGCCGCGGGCCGCGGCAACGACGAGACGATAGTGTGGATCGACGGGCCGACGGCGACCGGGAAGTCGGAGTTCAAGCGGTGTCTGGTGAACGGGCTCCGCGAGTTCTCGAAGACCGAGGAGGGGCGCCGTTACACCGTCGAGTGGAACGTCACCGGCGCCGGGGCTGGCGTCGGGGGAGCGACGGGCTCCGCGTCGCTCTCGTACGGCACCGGAGGCGACACCGGAGCGTGGTACCGGAGCCCCGTCCAGACGCACCCGCTCTCCGTGTTCCCCGAATCGGTCCGGGAGTCGATCGCCGACGCCGTCGACGCGGACGCGTATCCGATCGCGGCCGACGTCGAGTTGGACCCGTTCAGCCGCGAGGCGTACGACCACCTCGAATCGGTGTACCGCGACGAGGGGCGGCGAGACCTGTTCTCGGCTATCACCGACCGGGATCACCTCCGCGTGACGAGCTACGTCGTCGACGTGGGAACGGGGGTCGGCGTCCTGCACGCGGAAGACGACGGGACGCCGAAAGAGCGGCTCGTCGGCTCGTGGATGGGCGGGATGCTCCGCGAACTCGGCTCGCGGGGACGGAAGAACCCGCAGGCGTTCAGTTACGACGGGGTGCTCTCGCAGGGTAACGGGGTCGCGACCATCGTGGAGGACGCCAGCCAGCACGCCGACCTCCTCCGTCGGCTCCTGAACGTTCCCGACGAGCGGCGGGTGAAACTCGACAAGGGGATCGGGATGGACTTGGACACGCAGCTCATCGTCATCTCGAACCCCGACCTCGACGCCGAACTCGACCGCCACGCCGAGCGAGAGGGGGCCGACCCGCTCAAGGCGTTGAAGCGGCGGCTCACCCGCCACGAGTTCCGGTACCTCACGAACCGGCGGCTGGAGGCGGAACTGCTCCGTCGCGAGGTCGGCGGCGAACACGGCGTCCCGACCGTCGACGGCGTCGAAGAGACGAGCGCCGAAGGGCCCGAACGCGGCGCCGAGACCGACCGCGACCCCGGCGCCGCCGCGCTCACCATCGGCGTCCGCGACGGGAAGGGCGGCGTCACCGACCGTGAGATCGCCCCGCACGCCATCGGGGCGGCGGCCCTGTACGCGGTCGTCACGCGGCTCGACACCGACGACCTCTCGGCGGATATCGGCCTCGTCGAGAAGGCGGACCTGTACGAGTCCGGCGCGATCCGGCGCGGACCCGACGACGAGGAACTCACCGTCGACGACATCGCCTTCGGCGACGGCGACGGGCGGAACGGGCTCCCCGTCACGTACGTCCGCGACGTGATCGCAGAGCTGCTCGGGGCCGACGCCGAGCGCAGCCACCCGGACCTCCCCGTCGAACGGGTGATCACTCCGACTGACGTGCTCGACGCGATGGCCGACGGGCTCGCCGACGCGCCGGTGTTCTCGCGGGCGGAGGTCGCGGAGTTCGAGAACCGGAAGGCGCCGGTCGCCGAGCGCGTTCGCGAGCGCCAGCGGGCGGACGTGATCGACGCGGTGCTGGCCGACGAGACCGTCCCCGAGGCGACGGTGGCCGAGTACGTCGAACACGTGTACGCGTGGGACGCCGACGAGCCGGTCGAGACCGAGCGCGGGCCCGAGGAGCCCGATGCGCTCGTGATGAAGGTGTTCGAGACGGAGACGCTCGGCCGGTTCGACGAGGACGACTACCGCGGCACCGACCCCACGGAGGCGGTCGCGACGTTCCGGCGCGAGCGCGTGATCCGCGCGCTCACCCGGTACGCGTGGCGGAACCGGGGCGACGCGTTCAGCGTCGACGACGTCGAACTCGGCGAGATACCGGAACTGAAGGCGGTGGTGGAGTCGAACGACCTCGCCGACGTGAAACGGCGGTTCCCGGACCTCGACCCCTCCGAGTGGGCCGACCCGCCGGCGGACACCGAGACGGCGCGGGCGAAGGCGGCCACGATCGACCGGCTCGTCGACTGGGGGTACAGCCCCGCCTCCGCCGAGCTGACGAGCCGCGCGGTGATGCGGGACGTCCGCGACGAGTGGCGGAGCCTCGCCGCCGCGGACGACGGGGGTGAGCGGACATGGGACTGA
- a CDS encoding PrkA family serine protein kinase: MSNRPTLERLSEAYRTNVPDDLREPRSFDWYLDALYEEPRIARNAHQRVADMFDHYGTRYDEEHGVVEYALAADDPLHDGENVFYGREVHESIHEFVNKVKSGARRLGPEKRIKLLLGPVGSGKSHFDWLVRRYFEAYTREEAGRMYTFRWVDLCSVIDDQDPGDDTVRSPMNQDPLVLLPRSQREDVIADLNERLDAPYTLRNDQHPDPASEFYLNELLAHYDDDLQRVLEDHVEVVRLVADENRRECIETFEPKDKKNQDETELTGDVNYAKLAVYGESDPRAFDYAGAFCNANRGLFSGEELLKLQREFLYDFLHASQESTIKPKNNPRIDIDQVIVGRTNMPEYREKTGDEKMEAFNDRTKRIDYPYVLEYESEANIYEKMLANADVPNVHVEPHALEMAGLFGVLTRLEEPTDGTVSLLDKAKVYNGELEDEEIDRRKLREDAAESADIGEGMDGISARFVGDEIAEAIMDATHRDRSYLSPLSVFDHFEANLGGHGSIAEDDLARYERLLETVREEYRERAIEDVRHALAYDVDELRRQGEKYMDHVMAYIDDDTVADELTGRETEPDETFLRAVEEQLDVPSDRKDDFRQEVSNWVSRRAREGRGFDPRENDRLRRALERKLWEDKKHNINFSALVSATDLDDEERSAWVDALVERGYSEDGAAEVLEYAGAAVARSEIEDGER; the protein is encoded by the coding sequence ATGTCAAACCGACCCACGCTCGAACGGCTCAGCGAAGCGTACCGGACGAACGTCCCGGACGACCTGCGAGAGCCTCGCTCGTTCGACTGGTACCTGGACGCGCTGTACGAGGAGCCGCGAATCGCACGAAACGCCCACCAGCGGGTCGCGGATATGTTCGACCACTACGGCACCCGGTACGACGAGGAACACGGCGTCGTCGAGTACGCGCTCGCCGCAGACGACCCGCTCCACGACGGTGAGAACGTCTTTTACGGCCGGGAGGTCCACGAGTCGATCCACGAGTTCGTCAACAAGGTGAAATCGGGCGCCCGCAGACTCGGCCCCGAAAAGCGGATCAAGCTGCTTCTCGGCCCCGTCGGGTCCGGGAAGTCGCACTTCGACTGGCTGGTCCGCCGGTACTTCGAGGCGTACACCCGCGAGGAGGCGGGCCGGATGTACACCTTCCGCTGGGTGGACCTGTGTTCGGTGATCGACGACCAGGACCCCGGCGACGACACGGTGCGCTCGCCGATGAACCAGGACCCGCTCGTCCTCCTGCCACGCTCGCAACGCGAAGACGTGATAGCGGACCTCAACGAGCGGCTCGACGCCCCGTACACCCTCCGAAACGACCAGCATCCGGACCCGGCCTCGGAGTTCTATTTAAACGAGCTGCTCGCGCACTACGACGACGACCTCCAGCGAGTCTTAGAAGACCACGTCGAGGTCGTCCGGCTCGTCGCCGACGAGAACCGCCGAGAGTGCATCGAGACGTTCGAGCCGAAAGACAAGAAAAACCAGGACGAGACCGAACTCACCGGCGACGTCAACTACGCGAAACTCGCCGTCTACGGCGAGTCCGACCCGCGCGCGTTCGACTACGCCGGCGCGTTCTGTAACGCCAATCGCGGGCTGTTCTCCGGCGAGGAGCTGCTCAAACTCCAGCGGGAGTTCCTCTACGACTTCCTGCACGCCTCACAGGAGTCGACGATCAAGCCGAAGAACAACCCGCGGATCGACATCGATCAGGTGATCGTCGGGCGGACGAACATGCCGGAGTACCGCGAGAAGACCGGCGACGAGAAGATGGAGGCGTTCAACGACCGCACCAAGCGGATCGACTACCCCTACGTGTTGGAGTACGAGAGCGAGGCGAACATCTACGAGAAGATGCTCGCGAACGCCGACGTGCCGAACGTCCACGTCGAGCCGCACGCCTTGGAGATGGCCGGCCTCTTCGGCGTGCTCACCCGGCTCGAAGAGCCCACGGACGGGACGGTGAGCCTCCTCGACAAGGCGAAGGTGTACAACGGCGAACTCGAAGACGAGGAGATAGACCGCCGGAAGCTCCGCGAGGACGCCGCCGAGTCGGCCGACATCGGCGAGGGGATGGACGGCATCTCCGCGCGGTTCGTCGGCGACGAGATCGCCGAGGCGATAATGGACGCCACCCACCGAGACCGCAGCTACCTCTCGCCGTTGTCCGTCTTCGACCACTTCGAGGCGAACCTCGGCGGTCACGGGTCCATCGCCGAAGACGACCTCGCCCGGTACGAACGGCTCTTGGAGACGGTCCGCGAGGAGTACCGCGAGCGCGCCATCGAGGACGTGAGACACGCGTTAGCGTACGATGTAGACGAGCTCCGCAGACAGGGCGAAAAGTACATGGACCACGTGATGGCGTACATCGACGACGACACGGTCGCCGACGAGCTCACCGGCCGCGAGACCGAGCCGGACGAGACGTTCCTGCGGGCGGTCGAAGAGCAGCTCGACGTGCCCTCCGACCGGAAGGACGACTTCCGACAGGAGGTCTCGAACTGGGTGTCGCGGCGCGCCCGCGAGGGGCGCGGCTTCGACCCGCGGGAGAACGACCGGCTCCGCCGCGCCCTAGAGCGAAAACTGTGGGAGGACAAAAAGCACAACATCAACTTCTCGGCGCTGGTCTCCGCGACCGACCTCGACGACGAAGAGCGGAGCGCGTGGGTCGACGCCTTGGTCGAGCGCGGCTACTCCGAAGACGGCGCCGCGGAGGTGTTAGAGTACGCGGGCGCAGCGGTCGCTCGCTCGGAGATCGAGGACGGGGAGCGTTGA
- a CDS encoding DUF1028 domain-containing protein, with protein MTFSICVRERYTDGDGDDQIRYGVAVTTRLPGVGTLCPFASADGAVATQSLVNVELGRKGIAYLADGLAVDDALEALLNADEGKSQRQLHGVDAEGTFAFSGEACNDWYGHVVGENYTVAGNLLTGEDVIEDTAAAYESDAHGDAPLAERLIAALAAGHDAGGDKRTDLQIQSAALQVTNTETADDDPYYNDLRVDASETPIDDLRETYEAAKEGYEAVVAKYADEP; from the coding sequence GTGACGTTCAGCATCTGCGTTCGCGAGCGGTACACCGACGGCGACGGCGACGACCAGATCCGATACGGCGTCGCGGTGACTACGCGCCTGCCGGGCGTCGGCACGCTGTGTCCGTTCGCGTCGGCCGACGGCGCGGTGGCCACCCAGTCGCTCGTCAACGTCGAGCTCGGCCGGAAGGGGATCGCGTACCTCGCCGACGGGCTCGCGGTCGACGACGCGCTCGAAGCGCTGTTAAATGCCGACGAGGGGAAGTCGCAGCGACAGCTCCACGGCGTCGACGCCGAGGGGACGTTCGCGTTCTCGGGCGAGGCGTGTAACGACTGGTACGGCCACGTCGTCGGGGAGAACTACACCGTCGCGGGCAACCTCCTGACCGGGGAGGACGTGATCGAGGACACGGCGGCCGCCTACGAGTCCGACGCGCACGGGGACGCTCCGCTGGCCGAGCGACTGATAGCCGCGCTCGCGGCGGGCCACGACGCCGGCGGCGACAAGCGGACCGACTTGCAGATACAGTCCGCGGCCCTACAAGTCACGAACACCGAGACGGCCGACGACGACCCGTACTACAACGACCTCCGCGTCGACGCCTCCGAGACGCCGATCGACGACCTCCGTGAGACGTACGAAGCGGCCAAAGAGGGGTACGAAGCGGTGGTAGCGAAGTACGCAGACGAACCGTGA
- a CDS encoding endonuclease/exonuclease/phosphatase family protein, whose product MTGIRVLSYNVRYANQDDHHDAWHDRRDAVARLVRFHRPDVAAFQEPLPDQRRDLRERLPDYEFVGRGREGGGAGEGCPIAVRTDRWTVTDHETFWLSETPEEPSTDWDAAYPRIATWAHVRATEGDAELVVVNTHFDHVGAAARRASARLLRERLPEIAGAGTDGSHPVALVGDFNCTPGSEPHRILVGDGPAGEPVADDGSLPLRDAAAVADLRHGPETSLTDFARLIDGRRIDHAFVSSGISVEAFATLADRDDRGRYPSDHLPIVARLTL is encoded by the coding sequence ATGACCGGGATTCGGGTGCTGAGTTACAACGTCCGCTACGCGAACCAGGACGACCACCACGACGCGTGGCACGACCGCAGGGACGCCGTCGCGCGGCTCGTCCGGTTCCACCGCCCGGACGTCGCCGCGTTTCAGGAGCCGCTCCCCGACCAGCGTCGCGACCTGCGCGAGCGACTGCCGGACTACGAGTTCGTCGGGCGGGGACGAGAGGGCGGCGGGGCGGGCGAGGGCTGCCCGATTGCGGTCCGGACCGACCGGTGGACCGTGACCGACCACGAGACGTTCTGGCTCTCCGAGACGCCGGAGGAGCCGTCGACCGACTGGGACGCCGCCTACCCGCGGATCGCGACGTGGGCGCACGTGCGAGCGACGGAGGGCGACGCCGAACTCGTCGTCGTCAACACCCACTTCGACCACGTCGGCGCGGCGGCGCGCCGGGCGTCCGCGCGCCTGCTCCGCGAGCGACTGCCGGAGATAGCCGGGGCGGGCACAGACGGGAGCCACCCGGTGGCGCTCGTCGGCGACTTCAACTGCACGCCGGGGTCGGAGCCGCATCGGATTCTGGTCGGCGACGGCCCGGCCGGGGAGCCGGTGGCGGACGACGGCAGTCTGCCGCTCCGCGACGCCGCCGCGGTCGCCGACCTGCGGCACGGCCCCGAGACGAGCCTCACCGACTTCGCCCGCCTGATCGACGGTCGCCGGATCGACCACGCGTTCGTCTCGTCTGGGATTTCCGTCGAGGCGTTCGCGACCCTCGCGGACCGCGACGACCGCGGGCGGTACCCCTCCGACCACCTGCCCATCGTCGCGCGGTTGACCCTGTGA
- a CDS encoding PQQ-dependent sugar dehydrogenase, translating to MITDSVSRRRLLAAVALSGSLAGCTGTFGGDDGGDASAPESESTTPVTVSEAFTGLSDPWGLAFLPDESGLLVTEQAGRLLLLEPETGDRTELTGVPEVHARGQGGLLDVAIHPAFDANSLVYLTYSVAGEGGSTTRVGRGRLDRERGRLDGFEPVYTARPFVESNGHYGSRAVFDDEGYLYVSVGDRQFKDFGPDHVGQRLDDDLGSVLRLDDDGSIPESNPFVDDPDASDAVFTYGNRNPQGLTIHPETGAVWETEFGERDGDEINVLEAGGNYGWPVADNSCAYGSDEPVGVSHAERDDVIAPVYGWPCGSGGFPPSGAAFYDGDAVPDWQGDLFVAGLAKRSIAHFAVDGREVTQKGTLLADREQRIRDVAVGPVSGHLFAAVDDDDAPIYRIAPAE from the coding sequence ATGATCACCGACTCCGTGTCTCGCCGCCGTCTGCTCGCGGCGGTGGCCCTCTCCGGGTCGTTAGCGGGCTGTACCGGCACCTTCGGGGGAGACGACGGCGGGGACGCGTCGGCGCCCGAATCCGAGTCGACCACGCCCGTCACCGTCAGCGAGGCGTTCACCGGCCTCTCGGACCCGTGGGGGCTCGCGTTCCTCCCCGACGAGTCCGGGCTGTTGGTCACCGAACAGGCCGGCCGGCTCCTCCTCTTGGAGCCGGAGACCGGCGACCGAACCGAGCTGACGGGCGTCCCCGAGGTCCACGCTCGCGGCCAGGGCGGGCTGTTGGACGTGGCGATCCACCCCGCGTTCGACGCGAACTCGCTCGTCTACCTCACCTACTCCGTCGCGGGCGAGGGCGGGTCGACGACGCGGGTCGGCCGCGGGCGACTGGACCGCGAGCGCGGGCGACTCGACGGCTTCGAGCCCGTGTACACCGCCCGCCCGTTCGTCGAATCGAACGGGCACTACGGCTCGCGGGCGGTGTTCGACGACGAGGGGTACCTCTACGTCAGCGTCGGTGACCGCCAGTTCAAGGACTTCGGTCCGGACCACGTCGGGCAGCGGCTGGACGACGACCTCGGCTCGGTGCTGCGGCTGGACGACGACGGCTCGATACCCGAGTCGAACCCGTTCGTCGACGACCCGGACGCCTCGGACGCGGTGTTCACCTACGGCAACCGGAACCCGCAGGGGCTCACGATCCACCCCGAGACGGGCGCGGTGTGGGAGACGGAGTTCGGCGAGCGCGACGGCGACGAGATAAACGTCCTCGAAGCGGGCGGAAACTACGGCTGGCCCGTCGCGGACAACTCCTGTGCGTACGGCTCCGACGAGCCGGTCGGGGTGTCACACGCCGAGCGCGACGACGTGATCGCCCCGGTGTACGGCTGGCCGTGCGGGAGCGGCGGGTTCCCCCCGAGCGGCGCCGCGTTCTACGACGGCGACGCCGTTCCCGACTGGCAGGGGGACCTGTTCGTCGCCGGGTTGGCGAAGCGCTCCATCGCGCACTTCGCTGTCGACGGTCGGGAGGTGACCCAAAAGGGGACGCTGCTCGCCGACCGGGAGCAGCGCATCCGCGACGTGGCGGTGGGGCCGGTGTCAGGCCATCTCTTCGCGGCGGTCGACGACGACGACGCGCCGATATACCGTATCGCGCCCGCCGAGTGA
- a CDS encoding RNA-binding protein, with the protein MEVKSRHHLRSDDIAAIREAVADHLGVDIDGETFEFVEFVDANYELVLVDGEPAVFYVDDDEPFLTVRGANDYEPETGVVTVDAGAISFVSDGADVMRPGIVEADPEIREGDLVVVAEETHGKVLAVGRAMADGDEMVGDSGKVVKSIHYVGDELYEFSA; encoded by the coding sequence ATGGAAGTGAAATCGCGGCACCACCTCCGGAGCGACGACATCGCGGCGATCCGCGAGGCGGTCGCCGACCACCTCGGCGTCGACATCGACGGGGAGACCTTCGAGTTCGTCGAGTTCGTCGACGCGAACTACGAACTCGTCTTGGTCGACGGCGAGCCCGCCGTCTTCTACGTCGACGACGACGAGCCGTTCCTCACCGTTCGGGGCGCGAACGACTACGAGCCGGAGACGGGCGTCGTCACCGTGGACGCGGGCGCCATCTCGTTCGTCTCGGACGGCGCCGACGTGATGCGGCCCGGCATCGTCGAGGCCGACCCGGAGATTCGCGAGGGCGACCTCGTGGTCGTCGCCGAGGAGACGCACGGGAAGGTGCTCGCCGTCGGGCGCGCGATGGCGGACGGCGACGAGATGGTCGGCGACAGCGGGAAGGTCGTCAAATCGATCCACTACGTCGGCGACGAGTTGTACGAGTTCTCGGCGTGA
- a CDS encoding 2Fe-2S iron-sulfur cluster-binding protein → MLNPLITTIANAPAIVIGVIAVLLVVLVSSLKGTGWEPAPDISDEVLQRRASAVPETEFPEPGNRAVGGGGGGGAIPAGGEGEGAELEDGETASAGPGDIPEDEVEYFEVEFVKQGETIELSNDQPILDQGEDAGWDLPYACRQGQCVSCAGQIADGPSEDYVEHDNQQMLEDAEIDDGYTLTCVAYPRDSFSIETGEAP, encoded by the coding sequence ATGCTCAATCCGCTCATTACGACGATCGCGAACGCGCCGGCGATTGTCATCGGCGTGATCGCGGTACTGCTCGTCGTCCTCGTCAGTTCGCTGAAGGGGACGGGGTGGGAACCCGCACCGGACATCTCGGACGAGGTACTGCAGCGGCGCGCCTCTGCCGTGCCAGAGACCGAGTTCCCCGAGCCCGGCAACCGCGCGGTCGGCGGCGGTGGCGGCGGCGGCGCGATCCCGGCCGGCGGCGAGGGCGAGGGCGCCGAGTTAGAGGACGGCGAGACCGCGAGCGCCGGTCCCGGCGACATCCCCGAAGACGAGGTCGAGTACTTCGAGGTCGAGTTCGTCAAGCAGGGCGAAACCATCGAGCTCTCGAACGACCAGCCCATCTTAGACCAGGGCGAGGACGCCGGCTGGGACCTCCCGTACGCCTGCCGCCAGGGCCAGTGTGTCTCCTGTGCCGGGCAGATCGCCGACGGTCCCTCGGAGGACTACGTCGAGCACGACAACCAGCAGATGCTCGAAGACGCCGAGATCGACGACGGCTACACCCTGACCTGCGTCGCGTACCCCCGCGACTCCTTCAGCATCGAGACCGGCGAGGCGCCGTAA
- a CDS encoding NifU family protein gives MSDESLADRVEEWMVGQMPIIQMHGGTSVVREADAETGEVVVELGGTCSGCGISNITADNIRRDLIMDFDEVDNVTVRTASSGDQGASTVEGGRGGELKHETESANHF, from the coding sequence ATGAGCGACGAGAGCCTCGCGGACCGAGTCGAAGAGTGGATGGTCGGACAGATGCCGATCATCCAGATGCATGGTGGGACGAGCGTCGTGCGCGAGGCGGACGCCGAGACGGGCGAGGTCGTCGTCGAACTCGGCGGCACCTGCTCCGGCTGCGGCATCTCGAACATCACCGCCGACAACATCCGCCGGGACCTGATCATGGACTTCGACGAGGTGGACAACGTCACGGTACGGACCGCCTCCTCCGGCGATCAGGGCGCCTCCACCGTCGAAGGCGGGCGCGGCGGCGAGTTGAAACACGAGACCGAATCCGCGAACCACTTTTAA